CTATTATAATGACTCCCAGTCAGGGAGTTCAATAGAATTAGAGTTTTGTGCCTAGGAGAATTCAGGTTCTGCTTGAAAAACAAACGCAGGGTCCCACCTTTTTTAATCATTTTATGTATCGCGGCAAGCCCCTTTTTATTGATTTTTTTAGTGGATGAAGAGGCTCGACGGGGGGTTGCTCCGGAGATCCAGGGAATTCAGGCATGGATCAATTCAAAACCTTTGAGCATCAATGAACTGAAAGGCAAGGTGGTTTTGGTTGATTTTTGGACCTATTCCTGCATCAACTGTTTGAGGACCATTCCTTACTTAAATGCATGGCATGATAAATATGGGGAAAAGGGTCTGGTTATCATAGGCGTCCATACCCCCGAATTTAATTTTGAAAAAGCCAGTGAACGGGTGAAAACAGCGGTGAATGATTTGAGAATCCGGTATCCTGTGGCTTTGGATAATGAAAAGAAGACCTGGAAAGCCTATTCCAACACCTATTGGCCCCATAAATATTTAATTGATGCCGGGGGAAATATCCGTTTTGAGCAAATCGGTGAAGGGGGTTACAAGGAAACCGAAGATATGATCCGAAACGTTTTGTTAGAGGCCCATTATCAGTTAGATGAGACGAAGACTCAGGTTTTTGTAGAACCGGTTGAGCATAAGCGGATTCAAACACCGGAGATCTATATCGGTTCTCACCGGAATCAATTTCTTGGGAATCCCCGGGGTTTAAGGGTTGGGGGAAAGGGAGAATTTAAAGAGCCTGAATCCATCGGAGACAACCTTTTTTATTTGGTGGGATTATGGGCTGTGAAGGACGATTTTGCCAGGTTTGAGGGCCATCAAGCAGGAAAATTGATCCTGAATTATACTGCTAAATCGGTTAATATGGTGGCGGGTGCTCCCGGGGGAAAGGTACTGGTGGAAGTTCTATTAGATGATGAACCTTTAGACCCCCAGGAGGCGGGTGAAGATATTCACTTCGACTCCGAAAATCGA
The nucleotide sequence above comes from Nitrospiria bacterium. Encoded proteins:
- a CDS encoding redoxin domain-containing protein: MKNKRRVPPFLIILCIAASPFLLIFLVDEEARRGVAPEIQGIQAWINSKPLSINELKGKVVLVDFWTYSCINCLRTIPYLNAWHDKYGEKGLVIIGVHTPEFNFEKASERVKTAVNDLRIRYPVALDNEKKTWKAYSNTYWPHKYLIDAGGNIRFEQIGEGGYKETEDMIRNVLLEAHYQLDETKTQVFVEPVEHKRIQTPEIYIGSHRNQFLGNPRGLRVGGKGEFKEPESIGDNLFYLVGLWAVKDDFARFEGHQAGKLILNYTAKSVNMVAGAPGGKVLVEVLLDDEPLDPQEAGEDIHFDSENRSWLSVGEGRLYSLIHNRRDGYGKHTLTIKVDRKGLEAYTFTFG